A section of the Oncorhynchus gorbuscha isolate QuinsamMale2020 ecotype Even-year linkage group LG04, OgorEven_v1.0, whole genome shotgun sequence genome encodes:
- the LOC124033631 gene encoding rhombotin-1 isoform X1: MVLDKEESVPMLSVQPKGKQKGCAGCNRKIKDRYLLKALDKYWHEDCLKCACCDCRLGEVGSTLYTKANLILCRRDYLRLFGTTGNCAACSKLIPAFEMVMRARDNVYHLDCFACQLCNQRFCVGDKFFLKNNMILCQMDYEEGQLNGSFETQVQ; this comes from the exons GTGTGCCGATGCTCTCCGTCCAGCCCAAAGGGAAACAGAAGGGGTGCGCTGGCTGCAATCGCAAGATTAAAGACCGCTACCTGCTCAAGGCCCTGGACAAATACTGGCACGAGGACTGTCTGAAATGTGCCTGCTGCGACTGTCGCCTGGGGGAGGTGGGCTCCACCCTCTACACGAAAGCCAACCTCATCCTCTGTCGCAGGGACTACCTGAG gctCTTTGGTACAACAGGGAACTGCGCTGCCTGCAGTAAACTGATCCCAGCCTTTGAAATGGTGATGAGAGCCAGAGATAATGTTTACCATTTGGACTGTTTTGCCTGTCAGCTTTGTAAccagag GTTTTGTGTGGGGGACAAGTTTTTCCTTAAGAACAACATGATTCTGTGTCAGATGGACTATGAGGAGGGCCAGCTGAACGGCAGCTTTGAGACGCAGGTTCAATAG
- the LOC124033631 gene encoding rhombotin-1 isoform X2, protein MLSVQPKGKQKGCAGCNRKIKDRYLLKALDKYWHEDCLKCACCDCRLGEVGSTLYTKANLILCRRDYLRLFGTTGNCAACSKLIPAFEMVMRARDNVYHLDCFACQLCNQRFCVGDKFFLKNNMILCQMDYEEGQLNGSFETQVQ, encoded by the exons ATGCTCTCCGTCCAGCCCAAAGGGAAACAGAAGGGGTGCGCTGGCTGCAATCGCAAGATTAAAGACCGCTACCTGCTCAAGGCCCTGGACAAATACTGGCACGAGGACTGTCTGAAATGTGCCTGCTGCGACTGTCGCCTGGGGGAGGTGGGCTCCACCCTCTACACGAAAGCCAACCTCATCCTCTGTCGCAGGGACTACCTGAG gctCTTTGGTACAACAGGGAACTGCGCTGCCTGCAGTAAACTGATCCCAGCCTTTGAAATGGTGATGAGAGCCAGAGATAATGTTTACCATTTGGACTGTTTTGCCTGTCAGCTTTGTAAccagag GTTTTGTGTGGGGGACAAGTTTTTCCTTAAGAACAACATGATTCTGTGTCAGATGGACTATGAGGAGGGCCAGCTGAACGGCAGCTTTGAGACGCAGGTTCAATAG